A window from Argopecten irradians isolate NY chromosome 3, Ai_NY, whole genome shotgun sequence encodes these proteins:
- the LOC138319565 gene encoding uncharacterized protein, which yields MAKFQAPEKFDFSRPSGWQDWSTRFARYRTATKLHKDEDAVQISALIYAMGSQAEHVFKTLVFDVAGDEDKYDKVIEKFHNYFIPKRNIIHERARFHQRSQAPGESVEEFVRALYEIAEHCNFSDQDEFVRDRVVIGLSDRNISEKLQMKADLTLETAIQTARQAELVKSQIRDQGGHKHVEEVKKGRPSKKKNNPSTHQQAQGHQYNKHSHNDRGTCSRCARTHGQNKCPAIGRRCRACNKMDHFACCCRTKKDVKEVTERDEFFLGAITSCYSHEKAWEVTLKVGNTPTTFKIDNWSRHQRNISSDIL from the coding sequence ATGGCAAAGTTCCAGGCCCCAGAAAAGTTCGATTTTAGCCGTCCAAGCGGGTGGCAAGATTGGAGCACAAGGTTCGCGCGCTACAGGACCGCAACCAAACTACACAAGGATGAGGATGCAGTACAGATAAGTGCATTAATTTACGCTATGGGCAGTCAGGCCGAGCATGTATTTAAGACATTGGTATTCGATGTCGCGGGTGACGAGGATAAATATGACAAAGTGATCGAGAAATTTCACAATTATTTCATTCCAAAACGAAACATAATCCACGAACGAGCACGTTTTCATCAGCGGTCACAGGCACCTGGGGAATCTGTCGAGGAATTTGTTAGGGCATTGTATGAAATTGCCGAACATTGTAACTTCTCAGATCAGGATGAGTTTGTGAGGGATAGGGTAGTAATCGGACTTTCTGACCGGAATATTTCTGAAAAACTACAGATGAAAGCAGATTTGACTTTGGAGACTGCCATTCAAACTGCTAGGCAAGCAGAATTGGTAAAGTCACAGATTCGAGATCAAGGGGGTCATAAGCATGTTGAAGAGGTGAAAAAGGGGAGACCatctaaaaagaaaaacaacccaaGTACCCATCAACAGGCCCAAGGTCACCAATACAATAAACATTCTCACAATGATAGGGGTACCTGCTCGCGCTGTGCTCGTACGCACGGACAGAATAAATGTCCAGCTATAGGAAGGCGATGTAGAGCTTGTAACAAAATGGATCACTTCGCGTGTTGTTGTCGGACTAAAAAGGACGTAAAGGAAGTGACAGAGAGGGACGAGTTCTTTCTGGGAGCCATAACATCATGCTACAGTCATGAAAAGGCATGGGAAGTTACCCTCAAGGTAGGAAACACCCCAACAACATTTAAGATAGACAACTGGAGCAGACACCAGCGTAATATCTCAAGCGACATATTATAA